In Halobaculum magnesiiphilum, the following proteins share a genomic window:
- the hemL gene encoding glutamate-1-semialdehyde 2,1-aminomutase: protein MNHDRSRELYDRALSVLAGGVNSSVRATRPYPFVIERGDGAHVIDADGNRYLDYVMGYGPLLYGHDAPDQVQSAIQRHASQGPMYGGPTEIEVDHAEFVARHVPSVEMLRFVNSGTEATVSAVRLARAYTGRDKIVIMQGGYHGAQESTLVEAGDDPYHTHPSSPGIPEEFAEHTIAVPFNDEAAIREVFEERGDEIAAVLTEPILANYGIVMPVDGYHEALRDLCDDHGSLLIFDEVITGFRVGGLQCAQGKFGVTPDLTTFGKIIGGGFPVGAIGGPAEIIEHFTPSGEVFQSGTFSGHPVTMAAGHEYLRYAAEHDVYDHVNALGDRLRSGIQDICEDQAPEYTVVGTDSMFKTVFTREAPETFEGHCEGGCRQRESCPRYETCPKTGADTAAAATERWERVFWQEMKERGIWLTANQFESQFVSYVHTDADIEETLEAYKEAL from the coding sequence ATGAACCACGACCGCTCGCGGGAGCTGTACGACCGCGCGCTCTCGGTGCTCGCCGGCGGGGTGAACTCCTCGGTCCGCGCGACGCGACCGTACCCGTTCGTGATCGAGCGCGGCGACGGCGCCCACGTGATCGACGCCGACGGCAACCGCTACCTCGACTACGTGATGGGGTACGGCCCGCTGCTGTACGGCCACGACGCCCCCGATCAGGTGCAGTCGGCGATCCAGCGCCACGCCAGCCAGGGACCGATGTACGGCGGGCCGACCGAGATCGAGGTCGACCACGCTGAGTTCGTCGCCAGGCACGTCCCCAGCGTCGAGATGCTGCGGTTCGTCAACTCCGGCACGGAGGCGACCGTCTCGGCGGTCCGCCTCGCCCGCGCGTACACCGGCCGTGACAAGATCGTGATCATGCAGGGCGGCTACCACGGCGCCCAGGAGTCCACCCTCGTCGAGGCCGGCGACGACCCCTATCACACGCACCCCTCCTCGCCGGGGATCCCCGAGGAGTTCGCCGAGCACACCATCGCCGTCCCGTTCAACGACGAGGCGGCGATCCGGGAGGTCTTCGAGGAGCGGGGCGACGAGATCGCGGCCGTGCTGACCGAGCCGATCCTCGCGAACTACGGCATCGTGATGCCCGTCGACGGCTACCACGAAGCCCTCCGGGATCTCTGTGACGACCACGGCTCGCTGTTGATCTTCGACGAGGTGATCACCGGCTTCCGCGTCGGCGGCCTCCAGTGTGCACAGGGGAAGTTCGGCGTCACGCCCGACCTCACCACGTTCGGAAAGATCATCGGCGGCGGTTTCCCGGTCGGCGCCATCGGCGGCCCCGCGGAGATAATCGAGCACTTCACGCCCAGCGGGGAGGTGTTCCAGTCGGGCACCTTCTCGGGCCACCCCGTCACGATGGCCGCCGGCCACGAATACCTCCGCTACGCCGCCGAACACGACGTGTACGACCACGTGAACGCTCTCGGGGATCGCCTCCGGTCCGGGATCCAGGACATCTGCGAGGACCAGGCGCCCGAGTACACCGTCGTCGGAACCGACTCGATGTTCAAGACGGTGTTCACCCGCGAGGCGCCCGAGACGTTCGAGGGACACTGCGAGGGCGGGTGTCGCCAGCGCGAGTCGTGTCCCAGATACGAGACCTGTCCGAAGACCGGCGCCGACACCGCGGCGGCGGCGACCGAGCGGTGGGAGCGCGTGTTCTGGCAGGAGATGAAAGAGCGGGGGATCTGGCTCACCGCCAACCAGTTCGAGTCGCAGTTCGTCTCCTACGTCCACACCGACGCGGACATCGAGGAGACGCTGGAGGCGTACAAGGAGGCGCTATAG
- a CDS encoding DUF5828 family protein, translated as MEESISGFKLRGEWGDAVEHGERITRALQDAGASEEYPEAFEAWDEWRPKAHERLGEDVNEKTAEQASVAEGKGEQEGKSPEDDLQTAGEKLSESYEHVENGDNDGALDSWRDSIDHVARAADSAGRKAVRKLENTVYQRVMTQIAPYYFDNELVSANIQKSTRGEGGPEFVFEVNVNDDRLKSAVSERLSSYEDEVDRWHVDTPKTVEASEAAEGAEAPVETVEDGNDGESNPTTN; from the coding sequence ATGGAAGAGAGCATCTCCGGCTTCAAGCTGCGCGGGGAATGGGGGGACGCCGTCGAGCACGGCGAACGCATCACCCGCGCGCTTCAGGACGCCGGTGCTTCCGAGGAGTATCCCGAGGCGTTCGAGGCGTGGGACGAGTGGCGACCGAAAGCCCACGAGCGCCTCGGCGAGGACGTGAACGAGAAGACCGCCGAACAGGCGAGCGTCGCCGAGGGGAAAGGCGAGCAGGAGGGGAAAAGTCCCGAGGACGACCTCCAGACCGCCGGCGAGAAGCTCTCGGAGTCGTACGAGCACGTCGAGAACGGCGACAACGACGGCGCGCTCGACTCGTGGAGGGACTCCATCGACCACGTCGCGCGCGCGGCCGACTCGGCCGGGCGCAAGGCGGTTCGGAAGCTGGAGAACACGGTGTACCAGCGCGTGATGACACAGATCGCGCCGTACTACTTCGACAACGAGCTCGTCTCCGCGAACATCCAGAAGTCCACCCGCGGCGAGGGTGGCCCGGAGTTCGTCTTCGAGGTGAACGTCAACGACGACCGGCTGAAGTCCGCGGTGTCCGAGCGCCTCTCGTCGTACGAGGACGAGGTCGACCGCTGGCACGTCGACACCCCGAAGACCGTCGAGGCGTCCGAGGCAGCCGAGGGCGCGGAGGCGCCCGTCGAGACGGTCGAGGACGGAAACGACGGGGAGTCGAACCCGACGACGAACTGA
- a CDS encoding cupin domain-containing protein, translating to MGYHVIDPDELTAVPDRPCELRRVSEAAGFERMAANWFRAAPGEDVPLAYHYHDDQEELFYVIEGTLHVETPETTYEVPEGSLFAVEPDSPQRAHNPEGADDSVTLLAVGAPAVDDVHPYEPEA from the coding sequence ATGGGTTACCACGTCATCGATCCGGACGAACTGACGGCCGTTCCGGACCGCCCCTGCGAGCTTCGTCGCGTGAGCGAGGCGGCGGGGTTCGAGCGAATGGCCGCCAACTGGTTTCGCGCGGCCCCCGGCGAGGACGTCCCGCTCGCGTACCACTACCACGACGATCAGGAGGAGCTGTTCTACGTGATCGAGGGGACGCTCCACGTCGAAACCCCGGAGACGACCTACGAGGTGCCCGAGGGCTCGCTGTTCGCCGTCGAGCCGGACAGCCCCCAGCGCGCACACAACCCCGAGGGCGCCGACGACTCGGTGACGCTGCTGGCGGTGGGCGCGCCCGCCGTCGACGACGTTCACCCGTACGAGCCGGAGGCGTAA
- a CDS encoding VOC family protein, which yields MHVRTIDHVTLRIPADGLADARAFYADALGFELEGVDRFEAGEKPFFDVRLAPEHVIHLWPTDEFDAPGATNYDHVALVVDEDIESVTETLADAGVAVERELDSPLGATGEAGAVYVRDPFGYRVELKEPVE from the coding sequence GTGCACGTCCGCACCATCGATCACGTCACCCTCCGGATCCCCGCCGACGGCCTGGCCGACGCCCGCGCCTTCTACGCCGACGCGCTCGGCTTCGAACTGGAGGGCGTCGATCGCTTCGAGGCCGGCGAGAAGCCCTTCTTCGACGTGCGACTCGCGCCCGAACACGTGATCCACCTGTGGCCGACCGACGAATTCGACGCCCCCGGGGCGACGAACTACGACCACGTCGCGCTCGTCGTCGACGAGGACATCGAGTCGGTGACGGAAACCCTCGCGGACGCGGGGGTGGCGGTCGAACGGGAACTCGACAGTCCGCTGGGGGCGACGGGCGAGGCGGGCGCGGTGTACGTCCGCGACCCGTTCGGCTATCGGGTGGAGCTGAAGGAGCCGGTGGAGTAG
- a CDS encoding ammonium transporter, with the protein MMWVLVVTFLIFFMHAGFAMLEAGQVRSKNVANQLTKNLLTWSVGVVAFFLVGAGVSALVGGITAGGSYSIAEAFGVLTTSNPADWVSWLFGAVFAMTAATIVSGAVAGRMKLRAYVSYTVLLAAVIYPVVTGLTWGGGLLASLGFADFAGGMIVHGMGGIAGLTAAYVVGPRLGRYNEDGSVNVIPGHSMTFAVLGTLVLAFGWYGFNVGTAASVFAVENGELTLGAFSYVGRVALTTTLGMAAGAIGASALSLFKTGKVDTLYVANGLLAGLVGVTSNTNAITWVGGIVIGLLAGAQLPIVFEFVEKRLKIDDVCAVFPVHGSAGVLGAVLLPFFAVDGFTVGALVSQVVGVVVIAAWTIAATAIVFGVIKALGEIRVTRDHELEGLDSSEHGVDTYPEFGRPDTAADGGFVEDESGIIRADGGEANDGGIKMVTAFIRPDKLSAVKTGLAEIGAPSLTVTNVSGRGSQPAKKGQWRGEEYTVDLHQKVKIECVVADIPAEDVAEAISEAAQTGEKGDGKVFVLPVENAYQIRTGEVGREAV; encoded by the coding sequence ATGATGTGGGTGCTGGTGGTCACCTTCCTCATCTTCTTCATGCACGCCGGCTTCGCGATGCTGGAGGCCGGGCAGGTACGGTCGAAGAACGTCGCCAACCAGCTGACGAAGAACCTCCTGACGTGGAGCGTCGGCGTCGTCGCGTTCTTCCTCGTCGGCGCCGGGGTCTCCGCGCTCGTCGGCGGGATCACCGCCGGCGGGAGCTACTCCATCGCCGAGGCGTTCGGCGTATTGACGACCAGCAACCCCGCCGACTGGGTCAGCTGGCTCTTCGGCGCCGTCTTCGCGATGACGGCGGCGACCATCGTCTCCGGCGCCGTCGCCGGCCGCATGAAGCTGCGCGCGTACGTCAGCTACACCGTCCTGCTGGCGGCGGTCATCTACCCCGTCGTCACGGGGCTGACGTGGGGCGGCGGCCTGCTCGCCTCGCTCGGCTTCGCTGACTTCGCGGGCGGAATGATCGTCCACGGCATGGGCGGCATCGCCGGCCTGACGGCGGCGTACGTCGTCGGCCCGCGCCTGGGTCGCTACAACGAGGACGGCTCGGTGAACGTCATTCCCGGCCACTCGATGACGTTCGCGGTGCTCGGAACGCTCGTGCTCGCGTTCGGCTGGTACGGGTTCAACGTCGGCACGGCAGCCTCGGTGTTCGCCGTCGAGAACGGCGAACTCACGCTCGGGGCGTTCTCCTACGTGGGTCGCGTCGCGCTGACGACGACGCTCGGCATGGCCGCCGGCGCCATCGGCGCGAGCGCGCTCTCGCTGTTCAAGACCGGAAAGGTCGACACGCTGTACGTCGCGAACGGGCTTCTGGCGGGGCTCGTCGGCGTCACCTCGAACACCAACGCGATCACGTGGGTCGGCGGGATCGTCATCGGCCTGCTCGCGGGCGCCCAGCTGCCCATCGTCTTCGAGTTCGTCGAGAAGCGCCTGAAGATCGACGACGTGTGTGCGGTGTTCCCCGTCCACGGGAGCGCCGGCGTGCTCGGCGCGGTGCTGCTGCCGTTCTTCGCGGTCGACGGCTTCACCGTCGGCGCGCTCGTCTCGCAGGTCGTCGGCGTCGTCGTCATCGCCGCCTGGACCATCGCGGCGACGGCCATCGTCTTCGGCGTCATCAAGGCGCTGGGCGAGATCCGCGTCACCCGCGACCACGAGCTCGAGGGGCTCGACTCCTCCGAGCACGGCGTCGACACGTACCCCGAGTTCGGCCGTCCCGACACGGCCGCCGACGGCGGCTTCGTGGAGGACGAGAGCGGTATCATTCGCGCGGACGGCGGCGAGGCGAACGACGGCGGCATCAAGATGGTGACCGCCTTCATCCGCCCGGACAAGCTCTCGGCGGTCAAGACCGGTCTCGCGGAGATCGGCGCGCCGTCGCTGACGGTGACGAACGTCTCCGGTCGCGGCAGCCAGCCCGCGAAGAAGGGCCAGTGGCGCGGCGAGGAGTACACGGTCGACCTCCACCAGAAGGTGAAGATCGAGTGCGTCGTCGCCGACATCCCGGCCGAGGACGTGGCCGAGGCGATCAGCGAGGCCGCACAGACCGGCGAGAAGGGCGACGGGAAGGTGTTCGTCCTGCCCGTCGAGAACGCCTACCAGATCCGGACGGGCGAGGTGGGCCGCGAGGCGGTGTAA